One genomic region from Streptomyces sp. NBC_01431 encodes:
- a CDS encoding response regulator transcription factor, which translates to MRVLVVEDERRLAAALQRGLQAEGFSVDVAHDGPQGLWLAGEHDYDVIVLDIMLPGINGYRVCARLRAAGCESGILMLTAKDGEYDEAEALDTGADDFLSKPFSYVVLVARLRALIRRTGRRSPQIMEFGDLVIDPAKQRCTRGGAEARLTSREFAVLVHLARRAGEIVPKREILEQVWDAAYEGDLNVVEVHVSALRRKIDAPFGRAAVETVRGAGYRLAADGG; encoded by the coding sequence ATGCGCGTACTGGTGGTCGAGGACGAGCGGCGGCTGGCCGCGGCCCTGCAACGGGGGCTCCAGGCCGAAGGCTTTTCGGTGGACGTCGCCCACGACGGCCCGCAAGGGCTCTGGCTGGCGGGTGAGCACGACTACGACGTCATCGTGCTCGACATCATGCTGCCCGGAATCAACGGCTACCGGGTCTGCGCCCGGCTGCGCGCGGCGGGCTGCGAGTCGGGCATCCTGATGCTCACCGCGAAGGACGGCGAGTACGACGAGGCGGAGGCCCTCGACACCGGCGCCGACGACTTCCTCTCCAAGCCGTTCTCGTACGTCGTCCTGGTGGCCCGGCTGCGCGCGCTCATCCGGCGCACGGGCCGGCGCAGCCCGCAGATCATGGAGTTCGGTGACCTGGTGATCGACCCGGCGAAGCAGCGCTGCACGCGCGGCGGGGCCGAGGCCCGTTTGACCTCGCGCGAATTCGCGGTCCTCGTGCACCTGGCCCGCCGCGCCGGTGAGATCGTGCCCAAGCGGGAGATCCTGGAGCAGGTGTGGGACGCGGCCTACGAGGGCGACCTCAACGTCGTGGAGGTCCACGTCAGCGCGTTGCGTCGCAAGATCGACGCCCCCTTCGGGCGGGCCGCGGTGGAGACGGTCCGCGGGGCCGGCTACCGGCTGGCGGCCGACGGTGGCTGA
- a CDS encoding M20 family metallopeptidase — translation MLADLEELVSCESYSADHAAVAASAEVVAEQGSRLLGARSETVTIGGVTHVRWTFGTPRILLLGHHDTVWPVGTLKTHPFSVQQGIARGPGVFDMKAGLVQMFHALATLPSLEGLCVLVTGDEEVGSDTSRALIEDTARACRATLVLEPSATGGALKTSRKGVSNYDLTVLGRAAHAGLEPENGINAATELAHHLLALQHITDTVTTRTGPGTTITPTVMSAGTTTNTVPARAELSIDARVATPAAQQAVDDLITALTPRHPEARLHIGGGPNRPPLDAGASRQLFALACDVATGLGLGPLRQAAVGGASDGNYTAGVGCPTLDGLGAVGDGAHADHEHVVTATMGPRAQLLAHLVGAML, via the coding sequence ATGCTCGCCGACCTCGAAGAGCTGGTGTCCTGCGAGTCCTACTCCGCCGATCACGCGGCCGTCGCGGCCAGCGCCGAGGTCGTCGCCGAACAAGGCAGCCGCCTGCTCGGCGCCCGGTCCGAGACGGTCACGATCGGCGGCGTGACCCATGTGCGGTGGACCTTCGGAACCCCGCGCATCCTGCTCCTCGGCCACCACGACACCGTCTGGCCCGTTGGCACCCTCAAGACCCACCCCTTCTCCGTCCAGCAGGGCATCGCCCGTGGCCCCGGCGTCTTCGACATGAAGGCCGGCCTGGTCCAGATGTTCCACGCCCTGGCCACGCTGCCTTCCCTTGAGGGCTTGTGCGTTCTGGTCACCGGCGACGAAGAGGTCGGCTCGGACACCTCTCGCGCACTGATCGAGGACACGGCGCGAGCCTGCCGGGCCACGCTCGTCCTCGAACCCTCGGCGACCGGAGGCGCGCTCAAGACCAGCCGCAAGGGGGTCTCGAACTACGACCTCACAGTCCTCGGACGCGCCGCCCACGCGGGCCTGGAACCGGAGAACGGCATCAACGCCGCCACCGAACTGGCCCACCATCTCCTGGCTCTCCAGCACATCACCGACACCGTCACCACGCGCACCGGACCGGGCACCACCATCACCCCGACGGTCATGTCGGCGGGAACCACCACCAACACCGTCCCGGCCCGCGCCGAGCTGAGTATCGACGCCCGCGTCGCCACGCCCGCGGCCCAGCAAGCCGTCGACGACCTCATCACCGCCCTCACCCCGCGTCACCCCGAAGCGCGCCTGCACATCGGCGGCGGCCCCAACCGCCCGCCCCTGGACGCCGGCGCCTCCCGCCAACTGTTCGCGCTGGCCTGCGATGTGGCCACCGGACTCGGACTCGGCCCACTGCGACAAGCAGCCGTCGGGGGAGCGTCCGACGGCAACTACACGGCAGGGGTCGGCTGCCCCACCCTCGACGGCCTCGGCGCCGTCGGCGACGGAGCCCACGCCGACCACGAGCACGTCGTGACCGCCACCATGGGGCCCCGCGCCCAGCTGTTGGCCCACCTCGTCGGAGCCATGCTGTGA
- a CDS encoding helix-turn-helix transcriptional regulator has protein sequence MARQELARFLRDRRAALRPEALGLPTSGPRRTPGLRREEVAGLAHMSVDYYVRLEQARGPRPSHTILDALAGALRLTSAERSHLFRLAGTSAPPPATGAVRHVRAHVARMLQRLPETGAIATDASYGVIAWNPLAQALLGGGLGHGTTNLARRRFLGEGRMYESSSTEEFGHIVVARLRRAADRYPHDPQLAALLTELHAGSEEFRLLWETRPVHAPGHRTKTVEHPTAGSLRLNCDVLLVPEDDQEVVMITADPGTPSARTLRRLATAL, from the coding sequence ATGGCGCGGCAGGAGCTCGCCCGATTCCTGCGGGACCGCCGCGCTGCCTTGCGTCCGGAAGCGCTCGGCCTGCCCACGAGCGGCCCGCGCCGCACCCCGGGCTTGCGCCGTGAAGAGGTGGCCGGTCTCGCCCATATGTCCGTCGACTACTACGTACGTCTCGAACAGGCCCGCGGTCCCCGCCCGTCGCACACCATTCTGGACGCGCTGGCCGGGGCCCTCCGTCTGACGTCGGCCGAACGCAGCCACCTGTTCCGCCTGGCCGGCACGAGCGCACCGCCGCCCGCCACCGGCGCGGTACGACACGTGCGCGCGCACGTGGCCCGGATGCTCCAGCGTCTGCCGGAGACCGGCGCGATCGCCACCGACGCGTCCTACGGCGTCATCGCCTGGAACCCACTGGCCCAGGCTCTGTTGGGCGGCGGCCTCGGACACGGGACGACGAACCTGGCCCGGCGCCGGTTCCTCGGTGAAGGGCGGATGTACGAGAGCTCCAGCACCGAGGAGTTCGGACACATCGTGGTGGCGCGGCTGCGCCGGGCCGCCGACCGCTATCCTCACGACCCGCAGCTCGCCGCGCTGCTCACCGAACTGCACGCCGGCAGCGAGGAGTTCCGCCTTCTCTGGGAGACCCGCCCGGTGCACGCCCCCGGCCACCGCACCAAGACCGTCGAACACCCGACGGCAGGCAGCCTCCGGCTGAACTGCGACGTTCTCCTCGTCCCCGAGGACGACCAGGAAGTCGTCATGATCACGGCAGATCCCGGGACACCCTCGGCCCGAACCCTGCGCAGGCTGGCCACGGCGCTGTAG
- a CDS encoding sensor histidine kinase: MAEPDEHSDAAPGAPRRRAVARLRCLARRLRPRSVRARATLGASVVVAVALGVASFGLLGLLENNLMRNAQTDAERQAVLTAGLAAEGRLGAVLTPDRGTDFLQVVDAHGRVLAASPNLTGRPALSAARPSSPGTVRGTWNGGPVREEHRQRVVQVTTATGSGLVTVYAGTSLREADAADEFIRACLIFAVPLLVLTVALVTWRVTGWALRPVEAIRAEVAEISDRDLHRRVPVPHSQDEIARLAATMNTTLDRLEASVIRQRQFIADASHELRSPITVLRTQLEVAQAHPDPDLWGELVNGALEDTVRLQDLASDLLLLARLDTAQAPPRAAVDLTEVVREAARTRKRDRVPVDTEIAPEVTVRGSTLWLARLVTNLLDNAQRHADHSVLLALRVDQDRGTAVLEVRDDGPGIPPADRERVFERFTRLDDARSRDQGGSGLGLAIARDIATHLGGSLTVQDSERGAHLVARLPLDTC, encoded by the coding sequence GTGGCTGAGCCGGACGAGCACAGCGATGCCGCGCCCGGCGCCCCGCGCCGCCGAGCCGTCGCCCGGCTGCGGTGCCTCGCCCGGAGGCTCCGGCCCCGGTCCGTGCGAGCCCGCGCCACGCTGGGCGCGTCCGTCGTGGTCGCCGTGGCGCTCGGCGTCGCCTCCTTCGGGCTGCTCGGGCTGCTGGAGAACAACCTGATGCGCAACGCCCAGACCGACGCGGAGCGACAGGCCGTCCTCACCGCCGGTCTCGCGGCCGAAGGCCGGCTCGGCGCCGTGCTGACACCGGACCGCGGCACCGATTTCCTCCAGGTCGTCGACGCGCACGGCCGGGTGCTCGCGGCCAGCCCCAACCTGACCGGCCGCCCCGCCCTCTCGGCTGCCCGCCCCAGCTCGCCGGGGACCGTCCGCGGAACCTGGAACGGCGGACCGGTGCGCGAGGAGCACCGCCAGCGCGTCGTCCAGGTCACCACCGCCACCGGGAGCGGCCTCGTCACCGTGTACGCGGGCACCTCGCTGAGGGAGGCCGACGCCGCGGACGAGTTCATCCGGGCCTGCCTCATCTTCGCGGTGCCGCTGCTCGTCCTCACCGTCGCCCTGGTCACCTGGCGGGTCACGGGCTGGGCCCTGCGCCCCGTCGAGGCGATCCGGGCCGAGGTCGCCGAGATCAGCGACCGCGATCTGCACCGCCGAGTACCCGTGCCGCACAGCCAGGACGAGATCGCCCGGCTCGCGGCCACGATGAACACCACCCTGGACCGTCTCGAAGCGTCCGTGATCCGCCAGCGCCAGTTCATCGCCGACGCCTCACACGAACTGCGAAGCCCCATCACCGTGCTCCGTACGCAACTCGAAGTCGCCCAGGCCCACCCCGACCCCGACCTGTGGGGCGAACTCGTCAACGGGGCCCTGGAAGACACCGTCCGGCTCCAGGACCTGGCCTCCGACCTGTTGCTGCTCGCCCGGCTCGACACCGCTCAGGCACCCCCTCGCGCCGCGGTGGACCTCACGGAAGTCGTCCGCGAAGCGGCCCGAACCCGAAAGCGGGACCGGGTGCCGGTGGACACCGAGATCGCTCCGGAGGTCACCGTGCGCGGAAGCACGCTGTGGTTGGCGCGCCTCGTCACCAATCTCCTGGACAACGCCCAACGGCACGCCGACCACTCGGTCCTGCTCGCGCTGCGCGTGGACCAAGACCGGGGCACAGCGGTGCTGGAGGTCCGCGACGACGGACCGGGCATCCCGCCCGCCGACCGTGAACGGGTCTTCGAGCGCTTCACCCGGCTCGATGACGCCCGCAGCCGTGACCAAGGCGGTTCGGGCCTCGGCCTCGCGATCGCCCGCGACATCGCCACCCACCTGGGCGGCTCACTCACCGTCCAGGACTCGGAACGGGGAGCCCACCTGGTGGCCCGGCTCCCGCTGGACACCTGCTGA
- a CDS encoding GNAT family N-acetyltransferase, producing MNRPDIRELHSMDEFDTARRLYADIWGTHPDKAPISAEIMRALAHAGNYVAGAYDEDGRLTGASVAFYGEPAGTTLHSHITGALPGRGIGLALKLHQRQWALERGLKRITWTYDPLIRRNAHFNLTKLGARPEEYLRSFYGAMDDAINGGDESDRILAAWDLAAPPDTAHAGAPLPDGAAHAVRNLDGHPELGTTEAEFILIDVPDDIEALRRTDPAAAHAWRLAVRHTLGELLDGGARVIGFHDRRSYLVHRTSAHLPTGSDQ from the coding sequence GTGAACCGCCCCGACATCCGCGAACTCCACTCCATGGACGAGTTCGACACCGCCCGCCGCCTCTACGCCGACATCTGGGGCACCCACCCGGACAAGGCCCCGATCTCGGCGGAGATCATGCGTGCCCTGGCCCACGCCGGGAACTACGTCGCCGGAGCCTACGACGAGGACGGCCGGCTGACCGGGGCATCCGTCGCGTTCTACGGCGAACCCGCCGGAACAACACTCCACTCCCACATCACCGGTGCCCTCCCGGGCCGCGGGATCGGCCTGGCCCTCAAACTGCACCAGCGCCAATGGGCCCTGGAACGCGGCCTGAAGCGCATCACCTGGACCTACGACCCCCTCATCCGCCGCAACGCCCACTTCAACCTCACCAAACTCGGCGCCCGCCCCGAGGAGTATCTGCGGTCCTTCTACGGCGCCATGGACGACGCCATCAACGGTGGCGACGAATCCGACCGGATCCTGGCCGCCTGGGACCTGGCCGCCCCACCTGACACCGCCCACGCCGGTGCCCCGCTGCCCGACGGCGCGGCACACGCAGTCCGCAACCTCGACGGTCACCCCGAACTCGGCACGACGGAGGCGGAGTTCATCCTCATCGACGTACCGGACGACATCGAGGCCCTACGCCGCACCGATCCCGCCGCCGCACATGCCTGGAGGCTGGCCGTACGGCACACCCTCGGCGAACTGCTCGACGGCGGCGCCCGCGTCATCGGCTTCCACGACCGGCGCAGCTACCTCGTCCACCGCACCTCCGCACACCTGCCCACCGGGAGCGACCAATGA
- a CDS encoding PucR family transcriptional regulator, which yields MSTNPARGLSRVLEDLGPTLLDLVHGDPAAAPELGGVGIHDPHDEQHYPERAIVLGVSVHGTEQISRLLCELAEAGAAALVVRGPVEQCGALEAVAAHTGIALLALTPGASWAQLAAMLRTLLAEGDVGESGGQTLGGVPSGDLFALANAIATLLDAPITIEDRRSRILAFSGRQDEADPPRVASILARRVPERYLRLHEEQGVFKELYRSDQPVHISPPTLGDEVALPRVAIAVRAGDEILGSVWAALRKPLTPEREEAFREAAKLVALHMLRFRAGTDAENRLRADLVTSALEGGSAAIESLGRLGLADDPLLVLAMGLEPAADTDHAQLTAERQRLSSALAVHMAAVQPRSAVALLGDVAYALLPVQDVSAAARERAVQVAASFLQRTGERMGAVIGIGSVALEPAALARSRANADRALRVLSHGGGARRVAAINDVHIDALLLEMQDLAVAHRDELSGPIARLVEYDRRHNAHLVETLRAWLDAFGDVLPAAASVFVHHNTFRYRIRRVAEVGRIDLRDPSVRFAAMLELRLMGLYDTGAEPTHGGRGTAS from the coding sequence ATGTCGACGAACCCCGCCCGCGGTCTGAGCCGGGTACTCGAAGACCTCGGCCCCACCCTGCTGGACCTGGTGCACGGAGATCCCGCGGCCGCGCCGGAGCTCGGCGGCGTCGGCATTCACGATCCGCACGACGAGCAGCACTACCCGGAGCGGGCCATTGTGCTCGGGGTCAGCGTCCACGGTACGGAGCAGATATCGCGGCTCCTGTGTGAGCTCGCCGAAGCGGGTGCGGCCGCACTGGTCGTACGCGGCCCCGTCGAGCAATGCGGCGCACTGGAAGCCGTGGCCGCACACACCGGGATTGCCCTCCTGGCTCTCACCCCGGGGGCGTCCTGGGCACAGCTGGCAGCGATGCTGCGCACCCTGCTCGCCGAGGGCGACGTGGGGGAGAGCGGGGGACAGACCCTGGGTGGTGTGCCGTCCGGCGACCTGTTCGCGCTGGCGAACGCGATCGCGACCCTCCTTGACGCTCCGATCACCATCGAGGACCGCCGCTCCCGGATCCTTGCCTTCTCCGGCCGCCAGGACGAAGCGGACCCGCCGCGGGTGGCCAGCATCCTGGCCCGGCGGGTGCCCGAGCGCTACCTGCGTCTCCACGAGGAGCAAGGCGTCTTCAAGGAGCTCTACCGCAGCGACCAGCCGGTCCACATCTCGCCGCCCACCCTGGGGGACGAGGTCGCGCTGCCCCGAGTGGCGATCGCCGTGCGGGCCGGCGACGAGATCCTGGGGTCGGTGTGGGCGGCGCTGCGCAAGCCGCTGACCCCGGAGCGCGAAGAAGCGTTCCGGGAGGCGGCCAAGCTGGTCGCCCTGCACATGCTGCGCTTTCGCGCGGGCACGGATGCCGAGAACCGGCTACGGGCCGACTTGGTGACCAGCGCGCTGGAGGGCGGTTCCGCGGCGATCGAGTCGCTGGGACGCCTCGGCCTCGCAGACGACCCGCTTCTCGTCCTGGCGATGGGTCTCGAACCCGCAGCCGACACCGATCACGCCCAGCTCACCGCCGAGCGCCAGCGGCTCTCCAGCGCGCTGGCCGTGCACATGGCGGCGGTGCAGCCAAGGTCGGCGGTGGCGCTCCTGGGCGACGTGGCCTACGCCCTCTTGCCGGTCCAGGACGTCTCGGCGGCCGCGCGGGAGCGGGCCGTGCAGGTGGCGGCGAGTTTCCTGCAACGCACCGGAGAGCGGATGGGAGCCGTCATCGGGATCGGCTCGGTGGCCCTGGAACCCGCGGCACTCGCACGGTCGCGGGCCAACGCCGACCGGGCGCTACGCGTGCTGTCGCACGGCGGCGGAGCGCGGCGAGTCGCCGCGATCAACGACGTGCACATCGACGCGCTGCTGCTGGAGATGCAGGACCTCGCGGTCGCCCACCGCGATGAACTGTCCGGCCCGATCGCCCGGTTGGTGGAGTACGACCGCCGGCACAACGCTCATCTGGTGGAGACGCTGCGGGCGTGGCTGGACGCGTTCGGCGACGTACTCCCCGCTGCGGCCAGTGTGTTCGTCCACCACAACACCTTCCGCTACCGGATCCGCCGGGTCGCCGAGGTGGGTCGGATCGACCTGCGGGATCCGTCCGTACGCTTCGCCGCGATGCTGGAACTGCGGCTGATGGGCCTGTACGACACCGGCGCGGAGCCCACCCACGGGGGCCGCGGTACCGCCTCGTGA
- the menC gene encoding o-succinylbenzoate synthase: MTKVKIDGIELRRIAMPLVSPFRTSFGVETSRDVLLVRVVTTEGEGWAECAAMSEPRYCSEYVDGAQNVLSKFLIPALPKDGVDAAAVGRALEPFTGHHMAKSALETAVLDAQLRITGESFGTYLGAARDRVPCGVSVGIMDSIPQLLDAVGQYVAEGYARIKLKIEPGWDVDPVRAVRERFGDDLLLQVDANAAYTLVDAQHLARLDAFGLLLIEQPLANDDMVQHAQLAKLLRTPICLDESIESAAHAAAAISLGACSIINIKPARVGGYLEARRIHDLARAHGIPVWCGGMLETGIGRAANLALAALPGFTLPGDTSGSHRYFATDITEPFLLKDGHLEVPTGPGLGIEPLPDVLDRVTTSREWIAL; encoded by the coding sequence ATGACCAAAGTGAAGATCGACGGCATCGAACTGCGCCGGATAGCCATGCCGCTCGTCTCCCCGTTCCGTACCTCCTTCGGCGTCGAGACCAGCCGCGACGTCCTCCTCGTCCGCGTCGTCACGACCGAGGGAGAGGGCTGGGCCGAGTGTGCCGCGATGTCCGAGCCCCGCTACTGCAGCGAATACGTCGACGGCGCGCAGAACGTCCTGAGCAAGTTCCTGATCCCCGCTCTGCCCAAGGACGGCGTGGACGCGGCCGCCGTGGGCCGCGCGCTGGAGCCCTTCACCGGACACCACATGGCGAAGTCCGCACTGGAGACCGCGGTCCTTGACGCACAACTCCGCATCACGGGCGAGTCGTTCGGTACGTATCTCGGTGCCGCACGGGACCGCGTACCGTGCGGCGTCTCCGTAGGCATCATGGACTCCATCCCCCAACTCCTGGACGCCGTCGGGCAGTACGTCGCCGAGGGCTACGCCCGCATCAAGCTGAAGATCGAACCCGGCTGGGACGTCGATCCCGTCCGCGCCGTGCGGGAGCGCTTCGGTGACGACCTGCTCCTGCAAGTCGACGCCAACGCCGCGTACACCCTCGTCGACGCCCAACACCTCGCCCGTCTCGACGCCTTCGGCCTCCTGCTGATCGAACAGCCCCTCGCCAACGACGACATGGTCCAGCACGCCCAGCTCGCCAAACTCCTGCGGACCCCCATCTGCCTGGACGAGTCCATCGAATCCGCCGCCCACGCCGCGGCTGCCATCTCCCTCGGCGCCTGCTCCATCATCAACATCAAGCCGGCCAGGGTGGGCGGCTACCTGGAAGCCCGGCGCATCCACGATCTCGCCCGTGCCCACGGCATACCGGTGTGGTGCGGTGGCATGCTCGAAACCGGCATCGGACGCGCCGCGAACCTCGCTCTGGCCGCCCTGCCCGGCTTCACACTCCCCGGCGACACCTCGGGCTCACACCGCTACTTCGCCACCGACATCACCGAGCCGTTCCTCCTCAAGGACGGACACCTGGAGGTCCCCACCGGCCCCGGTCTGGGCATCGAGCCCCTCCCGGACGTCCTCGACCGGGTGACCACATCACGTGAGTGGATCGCCCTCTAG
- a CDS encoding ABC transporter ATP-binding protein: protein MITRIAVISELCDRVAVMYAGRIVEELPAGALRPARHPYTRALIGSTPDMDTDRALPLVTIPGRQPPSTSPAWKASPECRCSLPRSSTAGSTTTPSARSPAAT from the coding sequence ATGATCACCAGAATCGCCGTCATCAGCGAACTGTGCGACCGCGTCGCCGTCATGTACGCCGGGCGCATCGTGGAGGAACTCCCCGCCGGCGCCCTGCGACCCGCCCGCCACCCCTACACCCGCGCCCTGATCGGCTCGACCCCCGACATGGACACCGACCGCGCCCTGCCGCTGGTCACCATCCCCGGACGCCAGCCCCCTTCGACTTCCCCGGCATGGAAGGCCTCGCCGGAATGCCGCTGCTCACTGCCGCGCTCCTCGACCGCGGGCTCGACCACGACGCCATCCGCAAGGTCCCCGGCGGCAACCTGA
- a CDS encoding SDR family oxidoreductase, which produces MNDRTALVTGANKGIGKHIARLLAAEGFRVYVGSRDAGRGRRAVEEIGGAARLLVLDVTDQDSIGAAAGQLDRLDVLVNNAGISPSLGPPTETGADEFRRTYETNVFGVLAVTNAFLPALRRSPRPRIVNVSSGTASLTWSTNPNPQFVPGSGGAAAYRSSKAALNALTVLYAQTLAEEGFKVNALAPGLRATDLNPRAAEAGGDPAEAAQGALRLALLPNDGPTGAFFSWDGTPVPW; this is translated from the coding sequence ATGAACGATCGCACAGCGCTGGTCACAGGTGCCAACAAGGGCATTGGCAAGCACATCGCCCGACTTCTCGCCGCTGAGGGCTTCCGGGTGTACGTGGGCTCCCGCGATGCCGGGCGCGGGCGGCGGGCCGTCGAGGAGATCGGCGGGGCGGCCCGTCTGCTGGTCCTCGATGTGACGGACCAGGACAGCATCGGCGCGGCCGCCGGTCAGCTGGACCGCTTGGACGTGCTGGTCAACAACGCGGGCATCTCACCCTCGCTCGGCCCGCCGACCGAGACCGGCGCGGACGAATTCCGGCGTACCTACGAGACCAACGTGTTCGGGGTCCTCGCGGTGACCAACGCCTTTCTGCCCGCCCTGCGCCGCTCCCCGCGACCACGGATCGTCAACGTCTCCAGCGGGACCGCATCGCTGACCTGGAGTACGAACCCGAACCCCCAGTTCGTCCCCGGCAGCGGAGGTGCGGCGGCGTACAGGTCCTCGAAAGCCGCCCTCAACGCCCTCACCGTCCTGTACGCCCAGACGCTGGCAGAGGAGGGTTTCAAGGTCAACGCCCTCGCCCCCGGTCTGCGGGCCACCGACCTCAACCCCCGAGCGGCCGAGGCGGGCGGCGACCCCGCCGAGGCCGCCCAGGGGGCCCTGCGCCTGGCACTCCTGCCCAACGACGGGCCCACCGGAGCCTTCTTCTCCTGGGACGGAACGCCCGTGCCGTGGTGA
- a CDS encoding isochorismatase family protein produces MVTEEDPDGSGHTVPQIRDALPAGAMTLPKNAFAVWDNPDIAAALEATQRSTMVLVGIETDICVAHSAIQLHHAGKRVVVIDDATYSPGPAHERGLRRLSGRGVETLSTKELFYDWVRTIEQANAFHDTHAGLAVPPGVRL; encoded by the coding sequence GTGGTCACCGAGGAGGACCCCGACGGCAGCGGGCACACCGTCCCGCAGATCCGGGACGCGCTGCCGGCCGGTGCCATGACCCTGCCGAAGAACGCGTTCGCCGTCTGGGACAACCCCGACATCGCCGCTGCCCTGGAGGCCACGCAGCGCTCCACGATGGTGCTGGTCGGCATCGAGACGGACATCTGCGTGGCCCACTCCGCGATCCAGCTGCACCACGCGGGTAAGCGCGTCGTCGTCATCGACGATGCCACCTACTCACCTGGCCCCGCCCATGAGCGCGGGCTGCGGCGCCTGTCCGGCCGGGGCGTCGAGACGCTCTCCACCAAGGAACTGTTCTACGACTGGGTCCGCACCATCGAGCAGGCCAACGCCTTCCACGACACCCACGCCGGCCTCGCCGTACCGCCGGGGGTCCGACTCTGA